A genomic stretch from Hoplias malabaricus isolate fHopMal1 chromosome 4, fHopMal1.hap1, whole genome shotgun sequence includes:
- the etfbkmt gene encoding electron transfer flavoprotein beta subunit lysine methyltransferase produces the protein MNRGLFVCLRSRDAPLRKLFCPRRYTHDCRSDRDLKRVITENTEIVRDGNLTPEISLRLFTAKCRFWTERPELWPFPDPFWAIYWPGGQALARYLLNNPEISAGKRVLDLGCGCGASAIAAKLSGAAHVVANDIDAIAVTAAQINCELNDLEPLSCLTENIIGSEPENWDLILLGDMFYDETLANDLHNWLRACVRIHRTQILIGDPGRAQFESHSIKKLLHQLAQFELQDSIKEENYGLTSSTVWLYQPD, from the exons ATGAACAGAgggctgtttgtgtgtttacgcTCCAGAGACGCGCCTCTGAGAAAGTTATTTTGTCCTCGGAGGTACACACACGACTGTAGATCAGACCGCGACTTAAAGCGTGTTATCACAGAAAACACCGAGATAGTCAGAGATGGCAACTTAACTCCAGAAATCTCCCTACGACTCTTTACAGCAAAGTGTCGATTTTGGACAGAGAGACCAGAGTTATGGCCCTTTCCGGATCCTTTCTGGGCCATATACTGGCCCGGGGGACAAGCACTCGCCAG GTATCTCCTTAACAACCCAGAAATATCAGCAGGTAAAAGAGTACTGGACCTCGGATGTGGTTGTGGAGCATCTGCTATAGCTGCCAAACTCAGCGGAGCTGCTCATGTGGTGGCCAATGACATAGATGCAA ttgCTGTGACTGCCGCGCAGATCAACTGTGAACTGAATGATTTGGAGCCATTGTCCTGTTTGACTGAGAATATTATTGGCTCAGAACCGGAGAACTGGGACCTCATTCTTTTGGGAGACATGTTCTACGATGAGACTCTTGCAAATGATTTACATAACTGGCTCCGTGCATGTGTCAGGATCCACAGAACCCAAATCCTTATTGGAGATCCAGGACGGGCTCAGTTTGAGAGTCACAGCATCAAAAAGCTGTTGCACCAACTGGCTCAGTTTGAGTTACAGGACTCAATTAAAGAAGAGAATTATGGATTAACTAGTAGCACAGTGTGGCTTTACCAACctgactga
- the LOC136695011 gene encoding centriolin-like — protein MANRYYWEWDCGLNPHRLRDSFRTLNPISLSELDLWEKALFGSRSSAWSYMGLSGSGLRSKISNSSAHRQCGVKESESNGLKRWQVASPVAPEGTPLSVSSSGAELNTALEESSMRRTELIKKLWETHKHLDTQTDLLKAKETELQHSQSTIQLLECKQKQLTKALSVAEEEKNAAELSRFEESRHRAELQEKVVKLELDLLKAKSNLGKRNNEENSISNINPQLNRAVPVPKDDYLREMTSTPTFVLTAAGVSASRATTHRFIQDTGHNCRIPYVKPLMTQTQRLKQLTWAKEKKTRLLLSVKNVNAVFQGQHKALNQVEEMKQKLSTSLQTHCKLTAQLSESCSRLGQLELEKGLLSSKSLQLEDSLKEMKTKLSAALSEVDRLVQEKADLHQKMESLKLQLQRAQLGQEGFTKQACELHSELTQAKGQVSRQQHNTVLMKEELSSAKEVNEKLSADMAAATERFQETLKKLHELEAERLIHTSHISALESERLQLIQEKEELMDVFDQGNQDELRDLRQKCYQLRKLQEALECEKQDLQSHCQGLEKKVRNMEVEIVCKEEKLKHLGLELEQQMEELKKVAAHWNERWLDVSMTLQSTQTELEETKKQQQETKEAAGMVSMMKTLEAKLKDSQDQIQSLIQQKTDLEKELCKVKKEAGALERVELDACKQQLDLERSRSQSLQQRLMRSPVSLEDTDGELVQVKTELQNVWDMLKSRDTELEGRQQELHSAQSQVAQKNSEVERLQQRLAEREQELKDMDFTLKNLMSQRQGEKTEAQNRITALEKELNGLKELKSDQELCTHLPKIQAVNFPKAQLEESRTTDQMKQERDHALLNPHQMGKKQKMLPLVTKKQNSTGPDLVDPDHQRRLITEQLKSLFKERELGNSVSPALSRKAASVLDQGPKSQAFKNQLELRQDLDAQQGSGESTADGPEEAQSEPLAPEKGPQGQTKGQKLHYPTKLKYQQQFQDLETKEKS, from the exons ATGGCAAACAGGTATTACTGGGAATGGGACTGTGGCCTGAATCCTCACAGGCTCCGGGACTCTTTCAGGACTTTAAACCCTATCTCACTCTCTGAGTTGGACTTGTGGGAGAAGGCCCTCTTCGGATCTCGG tcTTCAGCATGGAGTTATATGGGTTTATCTGGATCAGGTCTTCGCTCTAAAATCAGCAACAG CTCTGCTCACCGTCAGTGTGGGGTGAAAGAGAGTGAATCAAATGGACTGAAAAGATGGCAGGTTGCCTCTCCTGTAGCCCCTGAAGgtactcctctctctgtctcctcttctGGAGCTGAGCTGAACACTGCTTTGGAGGAGAGCAGCATGAGGAGGACAGAGCTGATCAAGAAACTGTGGGAAACTCATAAGCATTTGGACACTCAGACTGACCTCCTGAAAGCTAAAGAAACTGAGCTACAGCATAGTCAAAGCACCATTCAGCTGTTGGAATGCAAGCAAAAG CAGCTGACAAAGGCACTGAGTGTTGCTGAGGAGGAGAAGAATGCAGCTGAACTGAGCCGCTTTGAGGAGAGCCGTCACCGAGCAGAACTGCAGGAAAA GGTGGTAAAGTTGGAACTGGACTTGTTGAAGGCGAAATCTAACCTTGGGAAGCGGAACAATGAAGAAAACTCAATTTCTAACATAAACCCACAGCTGAACAGGGCCGTGCCTGTACCTAAAGATGACTACCTCAGAGAGATGACATCTACTCCAACATTT GTGTtaactgctgctggagtcagtgcttcaagagccaccacacacagatttaTCCAGGACACGGGCCacaactgtcgcattccttatgtcaagccactcatgacccagacaCAACGCCTGAAGCAacttacctgggccaaggagaaaaagactagactgttgctcagtg TGAAAAATGTGAATGCTGTGTTTCAGGGTCAGCATAAAGCCCTAAATCAAGTTGAAGAAATGAAGCAGAAGCTGAGCACATCACTGCAGACCCATTGTAAGCTGACGGCTCAGCTCAGTGAAAGCTGCAGTCGCCTGGGACAGCTGGAACTG GAAAAAGGGCTGCTCTCCTCCAAATCACTGCAACTGGAAGACAGTCTGaaggaaatgaaaacaaaattatCTGCAGCTTTATCTGAAGTAGATCGACTGGTGCAG GAGAAAGCTGACCTGCATCAGAAAATGGAAAGTTTAAAGTTGCAGCTGCAGAGAGCTCAGCTAGGCCAAGAGGGCTTCACCAAGCAGGCATGTGAACTCCACTCAGAGCTCACTCAGGCAAAGGGCCAGGTCAGCAGGcaacaacacaacactgtaCTAATGAAAGAAGAACTGAGCTCAGCCAAAGAA GTGAATGAGAAGTTGTCCGCTGACATGGCTGCAGCCACAGAGAGATTCCAGGAGACCCTGAAAAAGCTGCATGAACTGGAGGCAGAGAGACTGATCCACACCAGTCATATCTCAGCTCTAGAGTCTGAACGCCTGCAACTGATTCaagagaaggaggagctgaTGGACGTGTTTGATCAGGGAAATCAAGATGAGCTCAGAGACCTGAGGCAGAAATGCTATCAATTAAG AAAATTACAGGAAGCTCTAGAGTGTGAGAAACAGGACCTACAGTCACACTGCCAAGGCCTGGAAAAGAAAGTTCGGAACATGGAGGTAGAGATTGTGTGTAAGGAGGAGAAGCTAAAGCACCTGGGACTGGAGCTGGAACAACAGATGGAGGAGCTGAAGAAAGTGGCAGCTCACTGGAATGAACGATGGCTGGATGTATCAATGACACTACAATCGACTCAGACTGAACTAGAAGAGACCAAGAAACAACAGCAGGAAACA AAAGAAGCAGCAGGAATGGTCAGCATGATGAAGACCCTTGAAGCAAAGCTGAAGGATAGCCA GGATCAGATCCAGAGCTTGATTCAACAAAAAACTGACCTAGAGAAAGAGCTGTGCAAAGTTAAG AAGGAAGCTGGTGCATTGGAGCGAGTGGAACTGGATGCCTGCAAACAGCAGTTAGATCTAGAGCGAAGCAGAAGCCAGAGTCTACAGCAGAGGCTAATGAGAAGCCCA GTGTCTCTGGAGGACACAGATGGGGAGCTGGTGCAGGTGAAGACTGAGCTGCAGAATGTGTGGGACATGCTGAAGAGTCGGGACACTGAGCTGGAGGGCCGGCAGCAGGAACTGCATTCAGCACAAAGTCAG GTGGCCCAGAAGAACAGTGAGGTGGAGAGGCTACAGCAGCgattggctgagagagagcaggaacTGAAAGATAT GGATTTTACTCTGAAGAATCTGATGAgtcagagacagggagagaaaacCGAGGCCCAAAACAGGATAACTGCTCTGGAGAAGGAG CTTAATGGACTTAAAGAGCTGAAGTCAGACCAAGAGCTGTGCACTCACCTACCAAAAATTCAGGCTGTCAACTTCCCGAAAGCCCAGCTAGAGG AGAGCAGGACAACTGATCAGATGAAGCAGGAGAGAGATCATGCTCTACTAAATCCACATCAAATG gggaagaaacagaaaatgttGCCATTAGTAACCAAAAAGCAGAATTCAACTGGCCCTGACCTCGTAGATCCTGACCACCAGAGGAGGCtaatcacagagcag CTTAAGAGCCTGTTTAAGGAACGAGAGCTGGGGAATAGTGTGTCTCCTGCCCTTTCAAGGAAAGCTGCCTCAGTGCTGGACCAGGGCCCAAAATCTCAAGCTTTCAAG AATCAACTGGAGCTCAGGCAGGATCTCGATGCCCAGCAGGGGTCAGGAGAGAGCACTGCAGACGGTCCAGAGGAAGCTCAGTCAGAGCCACTGGCCCCTGAGAAAGGACCCCAAGGTCAGACTAAAGGTCAAAAGCTGCACTACCCAA CCAAGCTAAAATATCAGCAGCAGTTCCAGGATTTGGAGACTAAAGAAAAGTCTTGA
- the LOC136695446 gene encoding RNA polymerase-associated protein LEO1-like isoform X1, translated as MSDYVWSDEDSSLDREQLSGPSGLGSSRGFGLFHHQQIHHDRASSSAPFHLQTHPHLRSEKEDLRRGISDEIYEGHHETEDEGEDHEDEDQESSDQEDGDDHYDGDDEEEDSDDEDEDQESSDQEDGDDHYDGEDEDEDSDDEDEDSDGQSEDEETDSLSVRSLSPWWMLPSVPGEGVESIAPQLQSTRRRRRRDEVVEEEEDAETDHDVEEPPRRRIRTESDEERWFGEPALHPDGVIDVPDSLRQALNGIAVVLDLARALMPFTTEL; from the exons ATGAGCGACTACGTTTGGAGCGACGAAGATTCCTCGTTGGATCGGGAGCAGCTGTCCGGCCCGAGTGGACTGGGCAGCAGCCGCGGatttg GTCTGTTCCACCATCAGCAGATCCACCACGACAGAGCATCATCATCTGCGCCATTCCACCTGCAGACCCACCCCCATCTGCGAAGTGAGAAAGAAGACCTTCGGCGTGGGATTTCCGACGAGATCTACGAAGGACATCATGAGACGGAGGATGAGGGTGAAGATCACGAAGATGAAGACCAGGAGTCTAGCGATCAGGAAGACGGCGATGATCACTACGACGGagatgatgaagaggaggacaGCGATGACGAAGATGAAGACCAGGAGTCTAGTGATCAGGAAGACGGCGATGATCACTACGACGGagaagatgaagatgaggacagcgatgatgaagatgaagacagCGACGGACAGTCCGAGGATGAGGAGACTGACAGTTTGTCAGTGAGGAGTCTGTCTCCTTGGTGGATGTTGCCGTCCGTACCCGGAGAGGGAGTAGAGTCCATCGCTCCACAGCTCCAAAGCACGAGGAGACGACGGAGGAGGGACGAGGTtgtggaggaagaagaggacgCGGAGACGGACCATGATGTGGAGGAACCTCCTCGAAGAAGGATCCGGACCGAGTCCGATGAGGAGAGGTGGTTCGGAGAGCCGGCGCTACACCCGGACGGGGTGATAGATGTGCCCGATTCTCTCCGTCAGGCACTGAACGGCATCGCTGTGGTTCTGGATCTGGCCAGAGCTCTAATGCCTTTCACTACGGAGCTTTAA
- the LOC136695446 gene encoding RNA polymerase-associated protein LEO1-like isoform X2 — MGTLHGLFHHQQIHHDRASSSAPFHLQTHPHLRSEKEDLRRGISDEIYEGHHETEDEGEDHEDEDQESSDQEDGDDHYDGDDEEEDSDDEDEDQESSDQEDGDDHYDGEDEDEDSDDEDEDSDGQSEDEETDSLSVRSLSPWWMLPSVPGEGVESIAPQLQSTRRRRRRDEVVEEEEDAETDHDVEEPPRRRIRTESDEERWFGEPALHPDGVIDVPDSLRQALNGIAVVLDLARALMPFTTEL; from the exons ATGGGGACATTGCACG GTCTGTTCCACCATCAGCAGATCCACCACGACAGAGCATCATCATCTGCGCCATTCCACCTGCAGACCCACCCCCATCTGCGAAGTGAGAAAGAAGACCTTCGGCGTGGGATTTCCGACGAGATCTACGAAGGACATCATGAGACGGAGGATGAGGGTGAAGATCACGAAGATGAAGACCAGGAGTCTAGCGATCAGGAAGACGGCGATGATCACTACGACGGagatgatgaagaggaggacaGCGATGACGAAGATGAAGACCAGGAGTCTAGTGATCAGGAAGACGGCGATGATCACTACGACGGagaagatgaagatgaggacagcgatgatgaagatgaagacagCGACGGACAGTCCGAGGATGAGGAGACTGACAGTTTGTCAGTGAGGAGTCTGTCTCCTTGGTGGATGTTGCCGTCCGTACCCGGAGAGGGAGTAGAGTCCATCGCTCCACAGCTCCAAAGCACGAGGAGACGACGGAGGAGGGACGAGGTtgtggaggaagaagaggacgCGGAGACGGACCATGATGTGGAGGAACCTCCTCGAAGAAGGATCCGGACCGAGTCCGATGAGGAGAGGTGGTTCGGAGAGCCGGCGCTACACCCGGACGGGGTGATAGATGTGCCCGATTCTCTCCGTCAGGCACTGAACGGCATCGCTGTGGTTCTGGATCTGGCCAGAGCTCTAATGCCTTTCACTACGGAGCTTTAA